One window from the genome of Acidihalobacter ferrooxydans encodes:
- the nadA gene encoding quinolinate synthase NadA, which translates to MSSADTLPVTPVIEVPLTRNIDTARPHYEPQERAEVITRIKELLVARDAVLVAHYYVDEEVQSLAEETGGYVSDSLDMARFGHDHPASTLVVAGVRFMGETAKILNPEKRVRMPTLEAECSLDLECPPDTFIPFCDAHPERTVVVYSNTSAAVKARADYVVTSSIAVRLVEHLHREGKKILWAPDKHLGDYIRNQTGADMLLWNASCVVHDEFKARALRQLKDVHPDAAVLVHPESPADVIALADRVGSTTQLIDAVRELPNKEFIVATDNGIFHKMRMAAGGKTLIEAPTAGRGATCRSCAHCPWMAMNGLHNLLHVLETGANEIHVDEAVRRKALRSTQRMLDFAAALKRDVLGTGNA; encoded by the coding sequence ATGAGTTCCGCAGACACACTCCCCGTCACGCCCGTCATCGAAGTTCCGCTGACGCGCAACATCGATACCGCACGCCCGCATTACGAACCGCAAGAGCGGGCGGAAGTCATCACCCGCATCAAGGAACTGCTCGTTGCGCGCGATGCCGTGTTGGTGGCCCATTACTACGTCGATGAAGAGGTGCAGTCCCTGGCCGAGGAAACCGGCGGCTACGTGTCGGATTCGCTGGACATGGCGCGCTTCGGCCACGATCATCCGGCCAGCACGCTGGTCGTTGCCGGCGTGCGTTTCATGGGCGAGACCGCCAAGATACTGAACCCCGAGAAACGCGTCCGGATGCCGACTCTGGAGGCTGAGTGCTCACTCGATCTGGAATGTCCGCCTGACACGTTCATTCCCTTTTGCGACGCGCACCCGGAACGCACGGTCGTGGTTTATTCCAACACCAGCGCGGCGGTGAAGGCGCGCGCCGATTACGTCGTCACCTCCAGCATCGCCGTGCGGTTGGTCGAGCATCTGCACCGCGAAGGCAAAAAAATCCTGTGGGCGCCAGACAAACACCTGGGTGACTACATCCGTAATCAGACCGGCGCCGACATGCTGCTATGGAACGCATCCTGCGTGGTACATGACGAGTTCAAGGCGCGCGCGCTGCGCCAGCTCAAGGACGTGCACCCGGATGCGGCCGTGCTGGTGCATCCCGAATCGCCCGCCGACGTGATCGCGCTGGCCGACCGCGTCGGCTCGACCACGCAGCTTATCGACGCCGTGCGCGAGTTGCCGAACAAGGAATTCATCGTCGCCACCGACAATGGCATCTTCCACAAGATGCGCATGGCGGCCGGCGGCAAAACGCTGATCGAGGCACCGACCGCCGGCCGCGGCGCAACCTGCCGTAGCTGCGCGCATTGCCCGTGGATGGCCATGAATGGCCTGCACAATCTACTGCATGTACTGGAGACCGGAGCCAACGAGATTCATGTCGATGAGGCCGTTCGTCGCAAGGCGCTGCGCTCGACACAGCGCATGCTCGACTTCGCTGCCGCACTCAAGCGCGATGTACTCGGCACAGGCAATGCCTGA
- a CDS encoding 1-acyl-sn-glycerol-3-phosphate acyltransferase: MRDLLPAAPQTPLLLRDGRPAPDSKPAGEHGTTPAVRRRDVASPPPDNGPSTGLRYWGGALLGTLIVRSAQLALRIEVLGKEHLRHAHGALVVSNHRRDTDGPIVGGILLQPRGLRFQGQEPFYAAREDLFRPGFLGQYLQDYPKPLHVLRHTPIARALRAMQFRPLRRIPEYSLGELLEDFLLQFGDLPLEEVLQPAWVERFAAALRRPPTALRLSDALRAPPELRYQTQAFRRLRRHALRRIAPYQRQVIARQLRDLTEVLDLGQSLYLAPEGGISMDGHFHRPRQALHYLLNASRRTPPVLPLGISYDPLHPGRTRVIVRIGEPLCELAGLSRRETDLRTSQAIRRLWSINASHLAAHYALRRPAGPGSPKLARRLDLWFAAVTEWARARDLPLDPLLLDAQQRRKRARQCARWLQRHPHCRDRLLYLDRELAAVTEAEPGLPAPAPAPAHARALAPDPEFTRPPQESNGSE, translated from the coding sequence ATGCGCGACCTGTTGCCGGCTGCCCCCCAAACCCCGCTGCTATTGCGCGATGGCCGCCCCGCTCCGGACAGCAAACCGGCGGGCGAACACGGCACTACGCCCGCCGTCCGGCGCCGCGACGTAGCGTCTCCGCCTCCGGACAACGGCCCCTCGACCGGCCTGCGTTACTGGGGCGGCGCGCTCCTCGGCACCCTCATCGTCCGCAGCGCTCAGCTCGCGCTCCGGATCGAGGTGCTGGGCAAGGAGCATCTGCGGCATGCGCACGGCGCGCTGGTGGTCTCGAATCACCGTCGAGATACCGACGGGCCGATCGTCGGAGGCATCCTGCTGCAACCCAGGGGCTTGCGGTTTCAGGGCCAGGAGCCGTTCTATGCGGCGCGCGAAGACCTCTTCCGCCCCGGTTTCCTCGGCCAATATCTGCAGGACTACCCCAAGCCCTTGCATGTACTGCGACATACTCCGATCGCCCGGGCCCTGCGCGCCATGCAGTTCAGACCCCTGCGGCGGATACCCGAATACAGCCTTGGAGAACTGTTGGAGGATTTCCTGCTGCAATTCGGTGATCTGCCGCTTGAGGAGGTGCTCCAGCCCGCCTGGGTCGAACGCTTCGCCGCGGCCCTGCGGCGTCCGCCCACCGCACTGCGCCTTTCCGACGCGCTGCGGGCACCGCCGGAACTTCGTTACCAGACACAGGCGTTTCGCCGTCTGCGGCGCCACGCTCTGCGCCGCATCGCGCCGTACCAGCGCCAGGTCATCGCCCGGCAACTGCGCGACCTGACCGAAGTGCTGGATCTTGGCCAGAGCCTCTATCTGGCACCCGAAGGCGGCATCTCCATGGACGGCCATTTCCACCGTCCGCGCCAGGCCCTGCATTATCTGCTGAACGCCAGCCGGCGAACGCCGCCGGTGTTGCCGCTCGGCATCAGCTACGATCCACTCCATCCCGGCAGAACCCGCGTGATCGTCCGCATCGGCGAGCCGCTGTGCGAACTGGCCGGCCTCTCGCGGCGGGAAACCGACCTGCGCACAAGCCAGGCCATCCGGCGGCTGTGGTCCATCAATGCCAGCCATCTGGCGGCCCATTACGCTCTGCGACGACCCGCAGGCCCCGGTAGCCCGAAACTCGCCCGGCGGCTCGACCTGTGGTTCGCTGCCGTCACCGAATGGGCGCGCGCCCGCGACCTGCCGCTCGATCCGCTGCTGCTCGACGCGCAGCAACGCCGCAAGCGGGCCCGCCAGTGCGCCCGCTGGCTTCAGCGCCACCCGCATTGCCGCGACCGACTCCTCTATCTGGATCGCGAACTGGCCGCCGTAACCGAGGCCGAACCAGGCCTGCCTGCTCCAGCACCCGCACCTGCTCACGCAAGGGCGCTCGCACCGGATCCGGAATTTACCCGGCCACCCCAGGAATCAAACGGTTCAGAGTGA
- a CDS encoding DNA topoisomerase I, producing the protein MKLVIVESPSKAKTIKKYLGKDFEVLASYGHVRDLVPKEGAVDTEHSFEMRYAVIPRNQKHVDAIAKALKKADALYLATDPDREGEAISWHLYELLNDKGMLKNKAVHRVVFYEITKQAVNQAVSHPRELSTALVDAQQARRALDYLVGFNLSPLLWRKIRRGLSAGRVQSPALRMIVEREEEIERFVRQEYWTIDAQTTKDETPFKARLTHYQGKKLEQFDLGNDGAANAARQALLDAATGALTVRKLEKKQRKRNPAAPFTTSTLQQEAARKLGFSTRRTMSVAQELYEGIDLGAGPIGLITYMRTDSVNLANEAIAELRELIGQRYGADKLPPQPQQYKTKSKNAQEAHEAIRPTSAMRAPDELRGHLSHDQARLYDLIWKRTVACQMIHATLDTVAADLEAGSGVGLFRATGSALRDPGFMQVYREGVDDSVLESDDRLLPPLEEGETIALTDLLAEQHFTEPPPRYSEASLVKALEEYGIGRPSTYASIISTLLAREYVELESRRFTPTDVGRVVNRFLTQHFSRYVDYDFTARLEDELDEISRGEKDWVPVMRQFWEPFHELVDERARNVSRDEALQAREIGTDPKSGKPVSVRMGRFGPFVQIGTRDDEDKPRFAGLRPGQKMDTIELDEALKLFDLPRELGTTPDGDKVSTNVGRFGPYIKYGSKYVSLKDEDDPYTVTLERALELIEEKRRIEAERIIKQFERADGGKVEVLRGRYGPYITDGERNARIPKDVEPETLELDACEKLLAEAPPKKSRRGAAGKTKAPAKAKPAAKAPTKAKTSTKTKASSNTKAPTKARASSKVRATAKPKAQ; encoded by the coding sequence ATGAAACTGGTTATCGTCGAATCCCCGTCCAAAGCCAAAACGATCAAGAAATACCTGGGCAAGGATTTCGAGGTCCTGGCTTCTTACGGCCACGTCCGCGACCTTGTGCCCAAGGAGGGCGCGGTCGACACCGAACACAGCTTTGAAATGCGCTACGCGGTTATCCCGCGCAACCAGAAGCACGTCGACGCCATCGCCAAGGCGCTGAAGAAAGCCGACGCGCTCTATCTCGCGACCGACCCCGACCGCGAAGGCGAAGCCATCTCATGGCATCTGTACGAATTACTCAACGACAAGGGCATGCTCAAGAACAAAGCCGTGCACCGCGTCGTGTTCTACGAAATCACCAAGCAGGCCGTCAACCAGGCGGTTAGCCACCCGCGCGAACTGTCCACCGCACTGGTCGACGCCCAGCAGGCGCGACGCGCGCTCGACTATCTGGTCGGCTTCAACCTGTCGCCGCTGCTCTGGCGCAAGATTCGGCGCGGCTTGTCTGCCGGGCGCGTGCAGAGCCCCGCACTGCGCATGATCGTCGAGCGCGAAGAAGAAATCGAACGCTTCGTGCGCCAGGAATACTGGACCATCGATGCGCAAACCACCAAGGACGAAACCCCGTTCAAGGCCCGCCTGACCCACTATCAGGGCAAGAAGCTGGAACAGTTCGATCTCGGCAACGACGGCGCTGCCAACGCCGCGCGGCAGGCTCTGCTCGACGCCGCTACCGGCGCGCTCACCGTGCGCAAGCTCGAAAAGAAACAACGCAAACGCAACCCAGCCGCACCGTTCACCACCTCCACGTTGCAACAGGAAGCCGCCCGCAAACTCGGCTTCAGCACGCGCCGCACCATGTCCGTGGCACAGGAACTGTACGAAGGCATCGACCTCGGCGCCGGCCCGATCGGCCTGATCACCTATATGCGCACCGACTCGGTCAACCTCGCCAATGAGGCCATCGCCGAGCTGCGCGAACTGATCGGCCAGCGCTACGGCGCAGACAAGCTGCCGCCGCAGCCGCAGCAGTACAAGACCAAGTCCAAGAACGCGCAGGAAGCGCACGAAGCCATCCGCCCGACCTCCGCCATGCGGGCGCCGGACGAACTGCGCGGCCACCTCAGCCACGACCAGGCCCGGCTCTACGACCTGATCTGGAAACGCACCGTGGCCTGTCAGATGATTCACGCCACCCTGGATACCGTCGCCGCCGATCTCGAAGCCGGCAGCGGCGTCGGCCTGTTTCGCGCCACCGGCTCGGCGCTGCGCGATCCCGGTTTCATGCAAGTCTACCGCGAAGGCGTCGACGATAGCGTGCTGGAAAGCGACGACCGTCTGCTGCCGCCGCTGGAAGAGGGCGAAACCATCGCGCTGACCGACCTGCTCGCCGAACAGCACTTCACCGAACCGCCACCGCGCTACAGTGAAGCAAGCCTGGTCAAGGCGCTGGAGGAATACGGCATCGGCCGACCCTCGACCTACGCTTCAATCATCTCCACTTTGCTGGCCCGCGAATACGTCGAACTCGAAAGCCGCCGCTTCACCCCCACCGACGTCGGGCGCGTGGTCAACCGCTTTCTGACCCAGCACTTCAGCCGCTATGTCGACTACGACTTCACTGCACGCCTGGAAGACGAACTCGACGAAATCTCGCGTGGCGAAAAAGACTGGGTGCCCGTCATGCGCCAGTTCTGGGAACCCTTTCACGAACTCGTCGACGAACGCGCGCGCAACGTCAGCCGCGACGAAGCGCTGCAGGCGCGCGAGATCGGCACCGACCCGAAAAGCGGCAAGCCGGTCAGCGTGCGCATGGGTCGCTTCGGGCCGTTCGTGCAGATCGGCACGCGTGACGACGAAGACAAACCGCGTTTTGCCGGTCTGCGCCCCGGCCAGAAAATGGACACCATCGAGCTGGACGAAGCGCTCAAGCTGTTCGATCTGCCTCGCGAGCTCGGCACCACACCGGATGGCGACAAGGTCAGCACCAACGTTGGCCGCTTCGGCCCCTACATCAAATACGGCTCCAAATACGTCTCCCTCAAGGACGAAGACGACCCCTACACCGTGACCCTTGAGCGCGCCCTCGAACTGATCGAGGAAAAACGACGCATCGAAGCCGAGCGCATCATCAAGCAGTTCGAGCGCGCCGACGGCGGCAAGGTCGAAGTTCTGCGCGGGCGCTACGGCCCCTACATCACTGATGGCGAACGCAACGCGCGCATCCCGAAAGATGTCGAGCCGGAGACCCTCGAACTCGACGCCTGCGAGAAACTGCTCGCTGAAGCCCCGCCGAAAAAATCGCGGCGTGGCGCAGCAGGAAAGACCAAGGCACCCGCCAAAGCCAAGCCTGCTGCCAAGGCTCCCACCAAAGCCAAGACATCGACTAAAACCAAAGCTTCAAGCAACACCAAAGCGCCTACTAAAGCCAGGGCTTCAAGCAAAGTCAGAGCAACCGCCAAGCCCAAGGCCCAGTGA
- a CDS encoding MarC family protein, giving the protein MHDFAFSDTLRVFIALLAIVNPFGAVPIFVAVTADQTSAQRLRTSKVTALAVGIALLVGAYLGQYILDVFGIDLDAFRVGGGLLIMLMAIQMLQGHPNAARHTTAETQEGVSKDDVAVVPLAIPLLAGPGSLSTVIIAAQSAHGWLSRLLLGGGIILVAVIVYFTLRVAVPLSARLGESGIRIATRILGLLLAAIAVQFISLGLKGLLPGLAG; this is encoded by the coding sequence ATGCACGATTTTGCATTCAGCGACACGCTGCGCGTTTTCATCGCGCTGCTGGCAATCGTCAACCCGTTCGGCGCGGTGCCTATTTTCGTCGCCGTCACCGCAGACCAGACCTCCGCCCAACGCCTGCGCACCTCCAAGGTGACCGCTCTGGCCGTCGGCATCGCCCTGCTCGTTGGCGCCTACCTCGGGCAATACATCCTCGACGTGTTCGGCATCGACCTCGACGCATTCCGCGTCGGCGGAGGCCTGCTCATCATGCTTATGGCGATACAGATGCTCCAGGGGCACCCCAATGCGGCACGCCATACAACAGCCGAGACCCAGGAGGGTGTCAGCAAAGACGATGTCGCCGTTGTCCCGCTGGCGATCCCACTGCTGGCCGGCCCAGGCAGTCTTTCGACCGTCATCATTGCCGCGCAGAGCGCCCATGGCTGGCTTTCCCGCCTGCTGCTCGGCGGCGGCATCATCCTTGTCGCCGTCATCGTGTATTTCACGCTGCGTGTGGCCGTGCCCTTATCCGCGCGTCTGGGCGAATCCGGCATCCGCATCGCCACACGCATCCTCGGGCTGCTGCTGGCGGCCATCGCCGTACAATTCATCAGTCTGGGACTCAAAGGCCTGTTACCCGGTCTGGCCGGATGA
- a CDS encoding DUF494 family protein, with protein MKESVLDVLMYLFEHVVDEDMEDLDPDREQLEMRLLDAGFPTREIDRAFVWLDGLAEQGSALASSGTNASLRLYTDEEMTRLDRELRGFLLFLEQSGLLNQTTRELVIDRIMALHADDIDLDQLKWVVLMVLFNQPDRELGFTELEDLVFEESSPYLH; from the coding sequence ATGAAAGAATCCGTGCTTGACGTCCTCATGTATCTGTTCGAGCACGTGGTCGACGAGGACATGGAAGACCTTGACCCGGATCGCGAACAACTGGAAATGCGCTTGCTTGACGCGGGCTTCCCGACGCGGGAGATCGACCGCGCGTTCGTCTGGCTCGATGGCCTGGCAGAACAAGGCAGCGCGCTCGCCAGCAGCGGCACGAACGCCTCGCTGCGCCTGTATACAGACGAGGAAATGACCCGTCTGGATCGCGAACTGCGCGGCTTCCTGCTGTTTCTGGAACAAAGCGGCCTGCTCAACCAGACCACTCGCGAGCTGGTGATCGACCGCATCATGGCCCTGCACGCTGACGACATCGATCTCGATCAGCTCAAGTGGGTCGTGTTGATGGTGCTGTTCAATCAACCGGATCGCGAACTCGGTTTTACCGAACTCGAAGACCTGGTCTTCGAAGAAAGCTCGCCGTACTTACACTGA
- a CDS encoding TetR/AcrR family transcriptional regulator — MAYDDTRQRILDSGHRIMAAEGFSSVGLNKILQAAGVPKGSFYHYFKSKEQFGQSLLEDYFRHYLALMDQSFSDANVPALQRLMGYWEHWLSNYESTCQDQQCLVVKLSAEVADLSESMRLTLRDGTDRIIGRLAKCIADGVADKSLPALDPLPVATLLYELWLGASLLTKLHRNSEPLVKALETTRQLLGDQLSQI, encoded by the coding sequence ATGGCTTATGACGACACCCGACAGCGTATTCTTGATAGCGGCCACCGCATTATGGCGGCCGAGGGGTTTTCGAGTGTCGGTCTGAATAAAATCCTTCAGGCCGCAGGTGTGCCCAAGGGATCTTTTTACCATTATTTCAAATCGAAAGAGCAGTTTGGGCAATCCCTGCTGGAAGACTATTTCCGACACTACCTTGCCCTGATGGATCAAAGTTTCAGTGACGCAAATGTACCGGCCCTCCAGCGCCTGATGGGCTACTGGGAACATTGGCTCAGCAATTATGAAAGCACCTGTCAGGATCAACAATGCCTGGTGGTCAAACTCAGCGCGGAAGTCGCGGATCTGTCCGAGTCGATGCGTCTCACACTTCGGGATGGCACCGATCGAATTATTGGCCGCCTCGCCAAGTGTATCGCCGACGGCGTGGCGGACAAGTCGCTTCCGGCGCTGGATCCCTTGCCGGTCGCTACGCTGCTTTATGAATTGTGGTTGGGCGCCAGCCTGCTGACCAAACTGCATCGCAACAGCGAGCCATTGGTAAAGGCTCTGGAAACGACCCGACAGTTACTGGGCGATCAATTGTCGCAAATCTGA
- a CDS encoding protein disulfide oxidoreductase has translation MRWKPTRRGVLRLARDALILLLIYVAVLAWKGRNMAGGAAPPLRATDIAGQHVDLAAFRGKPVLVQFWGTWCPICRMELGSLQTLSQHWQIVTVAMQSGSTADIRAFMHKHHLDYTVISDPDGRIAQRWGVSEVPAGFVIGPKGDIRFRVVGLTSLWGLRARLWWAGL, from the coding sequence ATGCGCTGGAAACCGACGCGACGCGGCGTGCTGCGCCTTGCGCGCGATGCGCTGATTCTGCTGCTGATCTATGTCGCAGTGCTCGCCTGGAAGGGGCGCAACATGGCCGGCGGAGCGGCGCCGCCATTGCGCGCGACCGACATCGCCGGGCAGCACGTCGACCTTGCCGCGTTCCGTGGCAAGCCCGTGCTGGTGCAGTTCTGGGGTACCTGGTGCCCGATCTGCCGCATGGAACTGGGCAGCCTGCAAACGCTGTCACAACACTGGCAGATCGTGACCGTCGCCATGCAATCCGGTTCGACTGCGGATATCCGGGCTTTCATGCACAAACATCACCTCGACTACACCGTCATTTCCGACCCCGATGGCAGAATCGCGCAGCGCTGGGGCGTCAGCGAAGTCCCCGCCGGCTTCGTGATCGGACCCAAGGGCGATATCCGCTTTCGAGTCGTTGGACTCACCTCCCTGTGGGGGCTGCGTGCACGCCTGTGGTGGGCGGGGCTGTAG
- a CDS encoding type 1 glutamine amidotransferase domain-containing protein, producing MNILMVLTSHDQLGDTGHKTGFWLEEFAAPYYVFKDAGADITLASPKGGHPPLDPKSDQPDAQTAATERFRKDPDAQQALANTRALATVKADDYDAVFYPGGHGPLWDLAEDTDSIRLIETFYAAGKAVGAVCHAPGVLRHAKTPDGQPLVKGKQVAGFTNTEEAAVGLTDIVPFLVEDALKANGGSYSQAPDWQSHAVVDGHLVTGQNPASSEAAAHAVLELLK from the coding sequence ATGAATATCTTGATGGTATTGACCTCTCACGACCAACTCGGCGATACCGGGCACAAAACCGGCTTCTGGCTGGAAGAGTTCGCCGCCCCCTACTACGTGTTCAAGGATGCCGGTGCGGACATCACTCTGGCCTCACCCAAAGGGGGGCATCCGCCGCTTGATCCGAAAAGCGACCAACCCGATGCGCAAACCGCTGCGACCGAGCGTTTTCGCAAGGATCCGGACGCCCAGCAGGCCCTCGCGAACACCCGGGCGCTGGCCACTGTCAAGGCCGACGACTACGACGCCGTGTTCTATCCCGGCGGCCATGGCCCGCTGTGGGATCTGGCGGAAGACACCGATTCGATTCGTCTGATCGAAACCTTCTATGCCGCCGGCAAAGCCGTTGGCGCCGTCTGTCATGCGCCCGGCGTGTTGCGCCATGCCAAAACCCCGGACGGTCAACCCCTGGTCAAAGGCAAGCAGGTCGCCGGGTTCACCAACACCGAAGAAGCCGCGGTCGGCCTGACCGACATCGTGCCGTTCCTGGTCGAAGACGCGCTGAAAGCCAACGGTGGCAGCTACAGCCAGGCCCCGGACTGGCAAAGCCATGCGGTCGTCGATGGCCATCTGGTGACAGGGCAAAACCCCGCCTCCTCGGAAGCGGCAGCTCATGCAGTGCTGGAATTGCTGAAATAA
- a CDS encoding NADP-dependent oxidoreductase, with protein sequence MTQSNERNRRIVLASRPEGAPTETDFRLEQQPIPTPGDGEVLLRSVYLSLDPYMRGRMSDVPSYAPPIEIGDVMVGGTVSRVVASNHPDYTVGDWVLAYSGWQDYALSDGNGLMPLGKAPENPSYALGVLGMPGFTAYMGLLDIGKPKAGETLVVAAATGPVGATVGQIGKLKGCRVVGVAGGAEKCRYAVEVQGFDACIDHHADDFAGQLAKACPQGIDIYYENVGGKVFEAVLPLLNTRARIPVCGLIAYYNASSIPDSPLGAQLMRAILTKRLTVKGFIIFDDYGHRYSEFAKDMTDWVRSGQISYREQIVDGLENAPDAFMGLLEGKNFGKLVIRVGPDH encoded by the coding sequence ATGACACAGAGTAACGAACGAAATCGTCGGATCGTGCTGGCCTCACGGCCCGAAGGCGCACCGACCGAAACAGACTTTCGGCTTGAGCAGCAGCCGATTCCCACGCCTGGAGACGGTGAAGTTCTGCTACGCAGCGTTTACCTCTCGCTGGATCCGTACATGCGCGGGCGCATGAGCGACGTGCCCTCCTACGCCCCGCCAATCGAGATCGGCGACGTGATGGTGGGCGGTACGGTCAGTCGGGTCGTGGCTTCGAACCACCCTGACTACACCGTGGGCGACTGGGTATTGGCTTACAGCGGTTGGCAGGATTACGCGCTTTCCGACGGTAACGGCCTGATGCCGCTGGGCAAGGCGCCGGAAAACCCGTCCTACGCCCTGGGCGTTCTCGGTATGCCTGGTTTTACCGCCTATATGGGGCTGCTGGACATCGGCAAACCCAAGGCCGGTGAAACCCTGGTCGTAGCCGCCGCCACCGGCCCCGTCGGCGCCACGGTCGGCCAGATCGGGAAACTCAAGGGATGTCGCGTGGTCGGCGTCGCCGGCGGCGCGGAAAAATGCCGCTACGCGGTTGAGGTACAGGGTTTCGATGCCTGTATCGATCACCACGCCGACGACTTTGCCGGGCAACTGGCAAAGGCCTGCCCGCAAGGCATCGACATCTATTACGAAAACGTTGGCGGCAAGGTATTCGAAGCCGTGTTGCCGCTGCTCAATACCCGCGCCCGCATCCCCGTCTGCGGTCTGATCGCCTACTACAACGCCAGTTCGATACCGGACAGCCCGCTCGGAGCCCAGTTGATGCGCGCCATACTCACCAAGCGCCTCACCGTCAAAGGCTTCATCATTTTCGATGATTACGGCCACCGCTATAGCGAATTCGCCAAAGACATGACCGACTGGGTACGCAGCGGTCAGATCAGCTATCGCGAACAGATCGTCGACGGCCTGGAGAACGCACCCGATGCGTTTATGGGACTGCTCGAAGGCAAGAATTTCGGCAAGCTGGTCATACGTGTCGGCCCCGATCACTGA
- a CDS encoding iron-containing alcohol dehydrogenase, whose translation MQNFEFYNPTRIVFGEGRVAELNRLVLADARVLILFGGDSARRNGTLAEVEAALGDRYVQHFGGIEPNPSYETLMRAVEQVRAEKLDFLLAVGGGSVIDGTKFVAAAVNYSGDPWDILETHGQTITQALPFGAVLTLPATGSEMNNGGVVTRKATKAKLPFRSALVFPRFSILDPTKTYTLPPRQIANGVVDAFVHIVEQYLTYPANAPVQDRFAEGLLLTLIELGPVALQDPKNYDVRANLMWVATLALNGLIGAGVPQDWATHMIGHEITAQHGLDHAQTLAIVLPAMLQERRGAKRDKLLQYAARVWGATQGDEEQRIDAAIVRTRDFFESLGVKTRLSDYQLNNAVIEPIVQQLEAHGMTRLGEHRDVDLQTSRRVLEASL comes from the coding sequence ATGCAAAATTTCGAATTTTACAACCCAACCCGGATCGTATTCGGTGAAGGCCGCGTTGCAGAGTTGAATCGACTGGTACTGGCGGATGCGCGCGTGCTGATTCTGTTTGGCGGCGATAGCGCCCGTCGCAACGGCACCCTGGCTGAAGTCGAAGCGGCGCTGGGCGACCGGTACGTTCAACATTTCGGCGGCATTGAGCCGAATCCCAGCTACGAGACGCTGATGCGTGCCGTCGAGCAGGTGCGCGCTGAAAAGCTCGATTTTCTGCTGGCGGTCGGCGGAGGTTCCGTCATCGATGGCACCAAGTTCGTGGCGGCCGCCGTGAACTACAGCGGCGATCCCTGGGATATCCTGGAGACGCACGGTCAGACAATCACCCAGGCGCTGCCTTTCGGCGCGGTTCTGACCCTGCCGGCGACCGGCTCGGAAATGAACAATGGCGGCGTGGTCACCCGCAAGGCCACCAAAGCGAAACTCCCGTTCAGGAGCGCGCTGGTATTTCCCCGGTTCTCCATCCTCGACCCGACCAAGACCTACACCTTGCCGCCCCGCCAGATCGCCAACGGCGTCGTCGACGCATTCGTGCACATCGTCGAGCAATACCTGACCTACCCGGCCAATGCGCCGGTGCAGGATCGTTTCGCCGAAGGCCTGTTGTTGACCTTGATCGAACTGGGCCCCGTCGCCTTGCAGGATCCGAAGAACTACGACGTGCGAGCCAATCTGATGTGGGTCGCCACCCTGGCGCTGAACGGGCTTATCGGCGCCGGCGTTCCGCAGGACTGGGCAACGCATATGATCGGTCATGAGATTACCGCACAGCATGGCCTCGATCATGCACAAACGCTGGCCATTGTGCTGCCGGCTATGCTTCAGGAGCGCCGCGGCGCCAAACGGGACAAGCTGCTGCAGTACGCAGCGCGCGTCTGGGGAGCAACACAAGGCGACGAGGAACAACGCATCGATGCCGCCATCGTCCGCACGCGGGACTTTTTTGAATCCCTGGGCGTCAAAACCCGATTGAGCGACTACCAGCTGAACAATGCAGTGATCGAACCAATCGTTCAGCAGCTTGAAGCTCACGGCATGACCCGGTTGGGCGAACACCGCGACGTTGATCTGCAAACCAGTCGCCGCGTACTGGAAGCCAGCCTGTAA